A window of Natronolimnobius sp. AArcel1 contains these coding sequences:
- the arcS gene encoding archaeosine synthase subunit alpha — protein MTDYFEVHERDGAARIGELRLADARTTPALVDDILEDAGSLWAADRDVPEGDESTLTVLPHRGFPGGTAEEVQASFAVDHPDVEFPSVAVISSETVEDHGTDAYAVSNVQSAMGHGAALVDTVISVRESIPADTALYFSGVATPRNVALLAYAGVDLFDETAAVIKGTEGRYLTTDEAYFLEDLEELPCSCPVCQQPREEFTREDCAEHNVNALEAELGIVRRRIRDGRLRDYLEGQARQDQWLTAAMRELDSQWGYLEERTPILRDAQISAATEDTLRRVEIQRYADRVTSRYRNRFDNPLVLVPCSAAKPYSESQSHRQFHDVIQWRAHLVSMTSPIGVVPQELETTYPAQHYDTVVTGRWSEDEKQFVSSVLERYLERNEYSKIIAHVPGEGYRDIVGRVEESLGLDVTYTVAEHPTDDESLANLGEALSGELKYSKREREHNTVRAIADYLLGDGAGDDLFADIQTTSRYPKIQVRDREDTQLATMVPQYGTLSFTLEGAKRWLESDAPTKRVEIDGFVPHGSVLAPGVVDADEDIRVGDEVIVEGPKAFAVGRAEMFGREMAESTRGIACEIRHVEET, from the coding sequence ATGACCGACTACTTCGAAGTTCACGAGCGCGATGGGGCCGCGCGCATCGGTGAGTTGCGCCTCGCCGACGCGCGAACGACCCCTGCGCTTGTCGACGATATTCTCGAGGATGCTGGCTCGCTGTGGGCCGCCGACCGCGACGTTCCCGAGGGCGACGAGTCGACGCTTACCGTGCTTCCCCACCGCGGATTCCCCGGTGGCACGGCCGAGGAAGTGCAAGCATCGTTTGCCGTCGATCACCCTGACGTCGAGTTCCCGAGCGTTGCCGTCATCTCGAGTGAGACAGTCGAGGACCACGGCACCGATGCGTATGCGGTCTCCAATGTCCAGTCCGCGATGGGTCACGGCGCGGCGCTCGTCGACACCGTCATCTCTGTCCGCGAATCGATTCCCGCCGACACCGCCCTCTACTTTTCCGGTGTCGCCACACCGCGTAACGTCGCCTTGCTCGCCTACGCTGGCGTCGACCTGTTCGACGAGACTGCTGCCGTCATCAAAGGCACAGAAGGCCGGTATCTCACGACCGACGAGGCGTACTTCCTCGAGGATCTCGAGGAACTGCCCTGTTCGTGTCCAGTCTGCCAGCAGCCCCGCGAGGAGTTTACCCGCGAGGACTGCGCCGAGCACAACGTCAACGCGCTCGAAGCCGAACTCGGCATTGTCCGTCGGCGTATCCGCGACGGCCGACTTCGGGACTACCTCGAGGGCCAAGCCCGTCAGGACCAGTGGCTTACCGCGGCTATGCGCGAACTGGATTCGCAGTGGGGGTATCTCGAGGAGCGAACGCCGATCCTCCGGGATGCCCAGATTTCGGCTGCCACCGAAGACACCCTTCGACGCGTCGAGATTCAGCGCTACGCTGACCGCGTGACGAGCCGGTACCGCAACCGATTCGATAACCCGCTCGTGCTCGTTCCGTGTTCGGCCGCGAAACCCTACAGCGAGTCTCAAAGCCACCGCCAGTTCCACGACGTCATCCAGTGGCGCGCCCACCTCGTCTCGATGACGAGTCCCATCGGCGTTGTTCCACAGGAACTCGAGACGACGTATCCAGCCCAACACTACGACACCGTCGTCACCGGTCGCTGGTCCGAAGACGAAAAGCAGTTCGTGAGTTCGGTGCTGGAACGCTACCTCGAGCGCAACGAGTACTCGAAAATCATCGCACACGTCCCCGGAGAGGGCTATCGCGACATTGTGGGCCGCGTCGAGGAATCACTCGGCCTCGATGTGACATACACCGTCGCAGAACACCCGACAGACGACGAGTCACTCGCCAACCTCGGCGAGGCGCTCTCGGGCGAACTCAAGTACTCCAAACGCGAGCGCGAGCACAACACCGTCCGCGCCATCGCGGACTACCTCCTCGGCGACGGCGCTGGCGACGACCTCTTTGCAGACATCCAGACGACGAGTCGCTACCCCAAGATTCAGGTCCGCGACCGCGAGGACACCCAACTCGCGACGATGGTTCCCCAGTACGGCACCCTCTCCTTTACGCTCGAGGGCGCAAAACGCTGGCTCGAGAGCGATGCCCCCACGAAGCGCGTTGAAATCGACGGCTTCGTCCCCCACGGCAGCGTCCTTGCGCCGGGTGTCGTCGACGCAGACGAGGATATTCGCGTCGGCGATGAGGTCATTGTTGAAGGACCGAAGGCGTTCGCCGTTGGTCGCGCCGAAATGTTTGGCCGTGAAATGGCCGAAAGCACGCGCGGGATCGCCTGCGAAATCCGTCACGTCGAAGAAACGTGA
- a CDS encoding TRAM domain-containing protein, which yields MLGTTSIVLGGIVGVVFLTWLFRRARGTGSSTAQRESRKRHEEAQQRDPPVDIGDTHTVAVHEFTEHHTGETQAVCKVEGFVVFVEDIPADLEVGDTLEVKILSFNRGHTSATATFQGRA from the coding sequence ATGCTCGGGACCACCTCGATTGTGCTCGGTGGAATCGTGGGCGTTGTGTTCCTTACGTGGCTGTTTCGGCGTGCTCGTGGCACGGGATCCAGTACAGCCCAGCGTGAATCTCGGAAACGCCACGAAGAAGCCCAACAACGCGACCCGCCCGTGGATATCGGCGACACTCACACCGTCGCCGTCCACGAGTTCACCGAACACCACACCGGCGAGACACAGGCCGTCTGCAAAGTCGAAGGCTTCGTCGTCTTCGTCGAAGACATCCCCGCCGACCTCGAGGTCGGAGACACACTCGAGGTCAAGATTCTCTCGTTCAATCGCGGTCACACGTCCGCGACGGCGACGTTTCAGGGTCGTGCGTAA
- a CDS encoding HalOD1 output domain-containing protein: MNQTATGLESITGTSDPQLSVAVITAVADRQERDPIDLPPLYDAINPDALDAVFESTRANGERRGHLSFTYAGHEIYIECGEQTRLIIDGTVVGGAQATIGADLPAGP; this comes from the coding sequence ATGAACCAGACAGCCACCGGACTCGAGTCGATCACAGGGACGAGCGATCCACAGCTCAGTGTTGCGGTTATCACTGCCGTTGCAGACCGTCAGGAACGTGACCCAATCGACTTGCCACCGCTGTACGATGCAATCAATCCGGATGCACTCGATGCGGTCTTCGAGTCAACGCGCGCGAACGGGGAGCGACGGGGTCATCTCTCATTTACGTACGCTGGTCATGAAATCTACATCGAGTGTGGCGAACAGACGCGACTTATCATCGACGGGACCGTCGTCGGCGGGGCACAGGCGACGATTGGGGCGGATTTGCCGGCCGGTCCCTGA
- the tgtA gene encoding tRNA guanosine(15) transglycosylase TgtA: MRECFEIRDLDAGGRIGELTVPRAGLTVETPALLPVINPNLDTLSPRRMAEEFGAEILITNSYIIHGTEDVRERALEDGLHDVLDFPGAIMTDSGSFQLSEYGEIDVTSEEILEFQHAIGSDIGTPVDIPTPPDVDRVRAEDELATTQERLERAEDVDTGDMLVNAPVQGSTYPDLREEAGRHANATDLDVFPVGAVVPLMNDYRYDDMVDAVAGAKRGLGADAPVHLFGAGHPMMFALGVAIGCDLFDSAAYALYARDDRYLTVRGTRHLDDLDYLPCSCPVCTEHSPDDLRALDDDARETELAAHNLHVTFEEIRRIKQAIRAGNLLELVEQRARAHPTMLDGYRALLDHAEQLEQTDPVSKGAFFYTSEESARRPEVIRHHQRLERLSVPESLFLTEGQPTSSDEFDDSWRVEPPFGPFPRALSKSYPLTAEVPDRTDRAALEAAAEGVARLVEANPDTDVTLGHRGWPAGVLEHVPDSVALIDLTTK, translated from the coding sequence ATGCGCGAGTGCTTCGAAATTCGGGATCTCGATGCTGGCGGGCGGATCGGGGAGTTGACCGTTCCGCGTGCCGGCCTCACCGTCGAGACGCCTGCTCTATTACCCGTCATCAATCCGAATCTGGACACCCTCAGTCCCCGCCGGATGGCCGAGGAGTTCGGCGCTGAAATTCTCATCACGAACTCCTACATCATCCACGGCACCGAGGACGTCCGCGAACGTGCCCTCGAGGATGGGCTCCACGACGTGCTCGATTTCCCCGGCGCGATCATGACCGACTCCGGCTCGTTCCAACTCTCCGAATACGGCGAAATCGACGTCACAAGCGAGGAAATCCTCGAGTTCCAGCACGCGATTGGCTCGGATATCGGAACACCCGTCGACATTCCAACGCCGCCGGATGTCGACCGCGTTCGCGCCGAAGACGAACTGGCGACGACCCAGGAACGACTCGAGCGCGCCGAAGACGTCGACACAGGCGACATGCTGGTCAACGCGCCGGTACAGGGCTCGACCTATCCAGACCTCCGCGAGGAAGCGGGTCGGCACGCGAACGCGACGGACCTCGACGTGTTCCCTGTCGGCGCGGTGGTCCCGCTGATGAACGACTACCGCTACGACGACATGGTCGACGCTGTTGCCGGCGCAAAACGCGGACTGGGGGCCGATGCGCCCGTCCACCTCTTCGGTGCCGGCCACCCCATGATGTTTGCGCTGGGCGTCGCGATAGGCTGTGACCTGTTCGACTCCGCCGCCTACGCGCTCTATGCACGCGACGACCGCTACCTGACCGTTCGGGGCACGCGCCACCTCGACGATCTGGACTATCTGCCCTGTTCGTGTCCAGTCTGTACCGAACACTCGCCCGACGACCTGCGCGCGCTGGATGACGACGCACGCGAGACGGAACTCGCCGCCCACAACCTCCACGTTACCTTCGAGGAAATTCGGCGCATCAAGCAAGCGATTCGCGCGGGCAACCTCCTCGAGTTGGTCGAACAGCGCGCTCGAGCGCATCCGACTATGCTCGACGGCTACCGCGCTCTGCTCGACCACGCCGAGCAACTCGAGCAGACAGATCCTGTCTCGAAAGGGGCCTTTTTCTATACCTCGGAGGAAAGCGCCCGCCGACCAGAAGTGATTCGCCACCACCAGCGTCTCGAGCGGCTGTCGGTGCCGGAGTCGCTGTTTCTCACGGAGGGCCAGCCCACCAGCAGCGACGAGTTCGATGACTCCTGGCGCGTCGAACCACCGTTCGGGCCGTTCCCACGAGCGCTCTCAAAGAGCTACCCGCTCACTGCTGAGGTGCCGGATCGAACCGACCGCGCCGCACTCGAGGCCGCAGCCGAGGGGGTCGCCCGACTCGTTGAGGCCAACCCCGACACCGACGTGACGCTTGGTCACCGTGGCTGGCCCGCGGGTGTGCTCGAGCACGTGCCCGACAGCGTGGCACTGATAGATCTCACTACGAAGTGA
- a CDS encoding NUDIX hydrolase, producing MPTDPLAWETHDRDVAYSCPGFDVINESVRLPDGTETDFDYVSEPASVCILPFTPDGDVVCIEEWRQAVSRVNRGLPVGGTEPDDDDLEAAARRELAEETGHEAERLEPLVTVEPANGFADSVMHFFVAHGCRPTAQQQLDHNESIRPQTMAFDELLDAVRDGEIRDGRTVLAVSHYQLLAGETET from the coding sequence ATGCCAACGGATCCGCTCGCTTGGGAAACTCACGATCGCGACGTAGCCTACTCCTGTCCCGGCTTCGACGTTATTAACGAGTCCGTTCGACTCCCCGACGGCACCGAGACGGACTTCGATTACGTCTCCGAACCTGCAAGTGTCTGCATCCTCCCGTTCACGCCCGATGGGGATGTCGTCTGTATCGAGGAGTGGCGCCAGGCCGTCTCCCGAGTCAACCGTGGCCTCCCCGTCGGCGGCACCGAACCCGACGATGATGATCTCGAGGCCGCGGCCCGACGTGAACTCGCCGAAGAGACCGGCCACGAGGCCGAGCGCCTCGAGCCCCTCGTCACTGTCGAACCCGCGAACGGCTTTGCCGACTCCGTGATGCACTTTTTCGTTGCTCACGGCTGTCGGCCGACTGCCCAACAGCAACTCGATCACAACGAGAGCATTCGGCCACAGACGATGGCGTTTGACGAGTTGCTCGACGCCGTTCGCGATGGCGAGATCCGTGATGGACGCACGGTGCTTGCGGTATCGCACTACCAGTTGCTTGCTGGTGAGACGGAAACGTAA
- a CDS encoding PadR family transcriptional regulator yields the protein MDQLTGFQRDLLYVIAGKERPSGQEILDDINRYIDQPVTHGRLYPNLDTLVETELVEKGQLDRRTNYYALTPKGRRVLEQRQEWVDQYVDV from the coding sequence ATGGATCAACTAACTGGATTCCAGCGTGACTTGCTGTACGTCATCGCCGGAAAAGAACGGCCGTCCGGACAGGAAATACTCGACGACATCAATCGGTACATCGACCAGCCCGTTACACATGGGCGACTGTATCCGAATCTCGACACGCTCGTCGAAACAGAACTCGTCGAAAAAGGACAACTCGATCGACGAACAAATTACTACGCGCTGACGCCGAAAGGACGACGCGTCCTCGAGCAGCGCCAGGAGTGGGTCGACCAGTACGTCGACGTCTAA